One genomic window of Monodelphis domestica isolate mMonDom1 chromosome 1, mMonDom1.pri, whole genome shotgun sequence includes the following:
- the LOC103094333 gene encoding zinc finger protein 664-like isoform X7: MALQTDRLPAQEVVTFQDVAVDFTREEWRLLSPPQKELYKEVMLENVRNLLSVGEIRPEMKVNPSEVSLPVEEMDLQRFMSDGLDNFASRKFCVAPQNSSHIEHQRMHTEEKSSERNQCRKTLMHRASLAGHQKIHTGEKPYECKECGKKFRQSSDLAVHQRIHTGDKPYECKQCGKSFSQSSHLARHQRIHTGEKPYECKQCGKAFSQSSCLVLHQRIHTGEKPYECKECGKTFSMSSHLAVHQRIHTGEKPYECKECGKTFRLSSSLAVHQRIHTGEKPYECKQCGKTFSRSYYLAVHQRMHTGEKPYECKQCGKMFSRSSHLVVHQRTHTGERPFECNQCGKTFKERSKLAVHRRTHTGEKPYECKQCGKTFGRSCYLSVHQRIHIGRNLKNTRYMENVHMQFQSCYWVKEIYPSPFLGQHT, translated from the exons GAGGTGGTGACTttccaggatgtggctgtggacttcacgcgggaggagtggcgcctcctgtcccctccccagaaggagctgtacaaggaggtgatgctggagaatgtccggaacctgctctctgtgg GAGAGATCAGACCTGAAATGAAGGTGAATCCATCAGAGGTGAGCCTTCCTGTGGAAGAAATGGACCTACAAAGATTCATGAGTGATGGTCTCGATAACTTTGCTTCCAGAAAATTCTGTGTTGCACCTCAAAATTCATCTCAtattgaacatcaaagaatgcACACTGAGGAAAAATCTAGTGAACGTAATCAGTGCAGAAAGACTTTAATGCACAGGGCCAGTCTTGCTGgtcatcagaaaatccacactggggagaaaccttatgaatgcaaggaaTGTGGAAAGAAATTCCGTCAGAGCTCTgatcttgctgtacatcaaagaatccacactggggacaaaccttatgaatgcaaacaatgtggaaagtcattcagtcagagctcccaTCTggctagacatcagagaatccacactggggagaaaccttatgaatgcaaacaatgtggaaaggcattcagtcagagctcctgTCTTGttctacatcagagaatccacactggggagaaaccttatgaatgtaaggaatgtggaaagacattcagtatgagctcccatcttgctgtacatcagagaatccacactggggagaaaccttatgaatgtaaggaatgtggaaagacattcagactgagctccagtcttgctgtacatcagagaattcacactggtgagaaaccttatgaatgcaagcagtgtggaaagacattcagtcggagcTACTaccttgctgtacatcagagaatgcatactggtgagaaaccttatgaatgtaaacaatgtggaaagatgTTCAGTCGGAGCTCCCATcttgttgtacatcagagaaCACATACTGGGGAGAGACCTTTTGAAtgcaatcaatgtggaaagacattcaaagAAAGGTCCAAACTTGCTGTACATCGGAGAActcacactggtgagaaaccttatgaatgcaagcagtgtggaaagacatttggTCGCAGCTGCTATCtttctgtacatcagagaatccacatcGGGAGAAACCTTAAGAATACAAGGTATATGGAAAATGTTCATATGCAGTTCCAATCTTGCTATTGGGTAAAGGAAATTTACCCTTCCCCTTTTCTAGGGCAGCATACCTAG
- the LOC103094333 gene encoding zinc finger protein 664-like isoform X10 has translation MALQTDRLPAQEVVTFQDVAVDFTREEWRLLSPPQKELYKEVMLENVRNLLSVGEIRPEMKVNPSEVSLPVEEMDLQRFMSDGLDNFASRKFCVAPQNSSHIEHQRMHTEEKSSERNQCRKTLMHRASLAGHQKIHTGEKPYECKECGKKFRQSSDLAVHQRIHTGDKPYECKQCGKSFSQSSHLARHQRIHTGEKPYECKQCGKAFSQSSCLVLHQRIHTGEKPYECKECGKTFSMSSHLAVHQRIHTGEKPYECKECGKTFRLSSSLAVHQRIHTGEKPYECKQCGKTFSRSYYLAVHQRMHTGEKPYECKQCGKMFSRSSHLVVHQRTHTGERPFECNQCGKTFKERSKLAVHRRTHTGEKPYECKQCGKTFGRSCYLSVHQRIHIGRNLKNTRDKK, from the exons GAGGTGGTGACTttccaggatgtggctgtggacttcacgcgggaggagtggcgcctcctgtcccctccccagaaggagctgtacaaggaggtgatgctggagaatgtccggaacctgctctctgtgg GAGAGATCAGACCTGAAATGAAGGTGAATCCATCAGAGGTGAGCCTTCCTGTGGAAGAAATGGACCTACAAAGATTCATGAGTGATGGTCTCGATAACTTTGCTTCCAGAAAATTCTGTGTTGCACCTCAAAATTCATCTCAtattgaacatcaaagaatgcACACTGAGGAAAAATCTAGTGAACGTAATCAGTGCAGAAAGACTTTAATGCACAGGGCCAGTCTTGCTGgtcatcagaaaatccacactggggagaaaccttatgaatgcaaggaaTGTGGAAAGAAATTCCGTCAGAGCTCTgatcttgctgtacatcaaagaatccacactggggacaaaccttatgaatgcaaacaatgtggaaagtcattcagtcagagctcccaTCTggctagacatcagagaatccacactggggagaaaccttatgaatgcaaacaatgtggaaaggcattcagtcagagctcctgTCTTGttctacatcagagaatccacactggggagaaaccttatgaatgtaaggaatgtggaaagacattcagtatgagctcccatcttgctgtacatcagagaatccacactggggagaaaccttatgaatgtaaggaatgtggaaagacattcagactgagctccagtcttgctgtacatcagagaattcacactggtgagaaaccttatgaatgcaagcagtgtggaaagacattcagtcggagcTACTaccttgctgtacatcagagaatgcatactggtgagaaaccttatgaatgtaaacaatgtggaaagatgTTCAGTCGGAGCTCCCATcttgttgtacatcagagaaCACATACTGGGGAGAGACCTTTTGAAtgcaatcaatgtggaaagacattcaaagAAAGGTCCAAACTTGCTGTACATCGGAGAActcacactggtgagaaaccttatgaatgcaagcagtgtggaaagacatttggTCGCAGCTGCTATCtttctgtacatcagagaatccacatcGGGAGAAACCTTAAGAATACAAG
- the LOC103094333 gene encoding zinc finger protein 664-like isoform X6: MTFERDGLPAQEVVTFQDVAVDFTREEWRLLSPPQKELYKEVMLENVRNLLSVGEIRPEMKVNPSEVSLPVEEMDLQRFMSDGLDNFASRKFCVAPQNSSHIEHQRMHTEEKSSERNQCRKTLMHRASLAGHQKIHTGEKPYECKECGKKFRQSSDLAVHQRIHTGDKPYECKQCGKSFSQSSHLARHQRIHTGEKPYECKQCGKAFSQSSCLVLHQRIHTGEKPYECKECGKTFSMSSHLAVHQRIHTGEKPYECKECGKTFRLSSSLAVHQRIHTGEKPYECKQCGKTFSRSYYLAVHQRMHTGEKPYECKQCGKMFSRSSHLVVHQRTHTGERPFECNQCGKTFKERSKLAVHRRTHTGEKPYECKQCGKTFGRSCYLSVHQRIHIGRNLKNTRYMENVHMQFQSCYWVKEIYPSPFLGQHT, translated from the exons GAGGTGGTGACTttccaggatgtggctgtggacttcacgcgggaggagtggcgcctcctgtcccctccccagaaggagctgtacaaggaggtgatgctggagaatgtccggaacctgctctctgtgg GAGAGATCAGACCTGAAATGAAGGTGAATCCATCAGAGGTGAGCCTTCCTGTGGAAGAAATGGACCTACAAAGATTCATGAGTGATGGTCTCGATAACTTTGCTTCCAGAAAATTCTGTGTTGCACCTCAAAATTCATCTCAtattgaacatcaaagaatgcACACTGAGGAAAAATCTAGTGAACGTAATCAGTGCAGAAAGACTTTAATGCACAGGGCCAGTCTTGCTGgtcatcagaaaatccacactggggagaaaccttatgaatgcaaggaaTGTGGAAAGAAATTCCGTCAGAGCTCTgatcttgctgtacatcaaagaatccacactggggacaaaccttatgaatgcaaacaatgtggaaagtcattcagtcagagctcccaTCTggctagacatcagagaatccacactggggagaaaccttatgaatgcaaacaatgtggaaaggcattcagtcagagctcctgTCTTGttctacatcagagaatccacactggggagaaaccttatgaatgtaaggaatgtggaaagacattcagtatgagctcccatcttgctgtacatcagagaatccacactggggagaaaccttatgaatgtaaggaatgtggaaagacattcagactgagctccagtcttgctgtacatcagagaattcacactggtgagaaaccttatgaatgcaagcagtgtggaaagacattcagtcggagcTACTaccttgctgtacatcagagaatgcatactggtgagaaaccttatgaatgtaaacaatgtggaaagatgTTCAGTCGGAGCTCCCATcttgttgtacatcagagaaCACATACTGGGGAGAGACCTTTTGAAtgcaatcaatgtggaaagacattcaaagAAAGGTCCAAACTTGCTGTACATCGGAGAActcacactggtgagaaaccttatgaatgcaagcagtgtggaaagacatttggTCGCAGCTGCTATCtttctgtacatcagagaatccacatcGGGAGAAACCTTAAGAATACAAGGTATATGGAAAATGTTCATATGCAGTTCCAATCTTGCTATTGGGTAAAGGAAATTTACCCTTCCCCTTTTCTAGGGCAGCATACCTAG